ATGAAATCCTCAATCATGAATAAATCCCAGCACGAACTCGCAATCTTTCAATCTTCCTGTGGAATCTTACGTTTTACGGTTTTCCTGGGTTTTACAAGCCCCTCTACTCTCATGCCCACCCACTTAATTTTAGCGTGCCTCAACCTTTCTCCCTCATTATCACATGCAGATTCACATGATTTCCTACCAGCCCATTCAAATGAAACGAAGTTAAAGGCTCGGTGTATACCCCTTACGATTGGTTTAAAGGGTTTTTAAGGGGCTGGCGCCGTGTGTATAGTGTGCTTGGGGTTGGATTATTAGCCCAGGGCCACCCAAAGCCCCAGGCTGGGTTAATCGCATTAATTAAAACACCCAATAAGTCCTACACCCACAAAACCCCCACGTGGGGCAAACCCAACCACACAAGAACAAACAACTAAGAAACCACGAAGAATTCTTGGCGGCCCCGGTGGGATTTGAACCCACGACCTACGGCTTAGGAGGCCGCCGCTCTATCCATGCTGAGCTACGGGGCCTTGGTTTCTGTGTTTTCTTTGTGTTTTTAAGTTCTTTGGTTCGTGGTTAGTATTCCTTTATTTCCTTGTTTTTTGATTTGTACTCGTTTATTAATTGGTTTGCGATGTCTGGTGGGACTTTTATCGTGTATAGGTAGTGGTTTAGTCTTGCTTTTAATTTTACATAGTCGTTATACCTCTTGACCCTAATCTCCTCCGCCTTGTCCGCGTACCTCCGCCAGAGCTCCACTAGGAATACTTCCCTGGGCATTGGCCACAAGTGGGTTTCTGTATTTTTAAGGTTTGCTGGGTGCGTTTTAATAACCCCTGGGCTGGGTCTTTCCCCCGTGGATGTGGATGTCTTGATTGTTGGTGGTGGGCCCGCTGGCTCCTACCTAGCCCGTTACCTGGTGAGTAGTGGGTTTGATGGTGATGTCCTGGTGATTGATAAGAGGGGCGTGGTCTACGCGCCCGTTATTTGCGGCGAGTTATTGCCCAGTGAGGGTTTACTCAGTGATTGGATTCCCAGGGAGCTCCATAACGTGCTCCTGGAGACCATGAGGTCCACATTGAGGAGGGAATTCATTGTTAATGAGTTGAGGAGCCTCAGGCTCATTGTGGCTGGTAGGGACGTGGGCACCTTCCCCTTCAGGACATACCTAGTGGACAAGGGCGCCATGATTAAGGGCGCCATTGAGGATGCCATGTCCAGGGGCGCCAGGGTTAGGTTTGGGGTTAATGCCGTTAGGTGCGGGGTTAAGGGTGGTTTGTATGAGTGCCTTGTTCATGATAGGTCCGGTGGTGAGTATGTCATCAGGTCCAGGGTCCTCGTGGGCGCCGATGCGTACCCATCAGTCGTGGATAGGAGCCTGGGCATAACAGGTGGTTTTAGGCCTGAGGACTTGATAATAGCCACCAGCGCCAGGGCGAGGGGTAGGTATGAGGAGGATGAGGCCGTCATAGTCATGGACCCGGGGCTGGCGCCGGGCGGTTTTGCGTGGATCTTCCCGAGGGGTGATGGTTTGCATAACATTGGTGTTGGTGTTAGGAATAACCTGGCGTGGAGGGGCGCGGACCCCCTTGACCACCACATGAAGTTCGTGAGGGAGTTCGGTTTGGAGCAGGTTCAGAGGGCCGTGTTGATGAAGACCCTACCAGTGGGTGGGTTGCTCAATAGGTACTCCCTGGGTGGTGCGTACCTGATTGGTGATGCCGTGGGCTCGGTGATACCCACCAACGGTGCGGGTATTAACCCAGCCATGATAACGGCCCACCTCCTGGGCAGGGCATTAACGGGGGGCGGTGATTACGTGAGGCTTATGAACACAGTGTTCAAGCCCCTGATGGATAGGATGGTACTCTTTAGAAGGATTGGTGACCCACTGCTCCTTAGTAGGGACGCCATGGTCAGGGCCCTGGGCATCTCCAAGTCATACCTATCAAGCGCGATTTACGAAGCCACATTATCATCAATGAGGATTTCAACGCTTATTAAGTTTGCCCTGGGTTACCCATTGATAAGGCTCGTGTCCAGTCCCTGGCCGTAATTTTGCATAAAATGTATAGTAGCATTTATAAGAGCATTTGGTTACATTGGTGCTGGGTTTAATGGCCGTAATAAGCCCAGCGAAGTACCTAGACCTACTGCCGGGCGAGGTTAGGGAGGCCCTGAAC
This is a stretch of genomic DNA from Vulcanisaeta thermophila. It encodes these proteins:
- a CDS encoding 50S ribosomal protein L38e is translated as MPREVFLVELWRRYADKAEEIRVKRYNDYVKLKARLNHYLYTIKVPPDIANQLINEYKSKNKEIKEY
- a CDS encoding FAD-dependent monooxygenase; its protein translation is MDVDVLIVGGGPAGSYLARYLVSSGFDGDVLVIDKRGVVYAPVICGELLPSEGLLSDWIPRELHNVLLETMRSTLRREFIVNELRSLRLIVAGRDVGTFPFRTYLVDKGAMIKGAIEDAMSRGARVRFGVNAVRCGVKGGLYECLVHDRSGGEYVIRSRVLVGADAYPSVVDRSLGITGGFRPEDLIIATSARARGRYEEDEAVIVMDPGLAPGGFAWIFPRGDGLHNIGVGVRNNLAWRGADPLDHHMKFVREFGLEQVQRAVLMKTLPVGGLLNRYSLGGAYLIGDAVGSVIPTNGAGINPAMITAHLLGRALTGGGDYVRLMNTVFKPLMDRMVLFRRIGDPLLLSRDAMVRALGISKSYLSSAIYEATLSSMRISTLIKFALGYPLIRLVSSPWP